A stretch of the Planctomycetota bacterium genome encodes the following:
- a CDS encoding type II toxin-antitoxin system HipA family toxin, which translates to MMTVAEVRMWGRQIGAVTVDGPGGVASFQYTEPFRRSGIEVAPLMMPLSSKVYRFPGLAERSFHRLPGMLADSLPDKFGNAVIDAWLAAQGRLPYEIDAVERLCYTGKRGMGALEFEPAEGPQADEAVPLEVAALVRLASQVLTDRERFSTNWEDGQEAAALRQILQVSASAGGARAKALIAWNPTSNEILSGQITAPPGFEYWLLKFDGVSNNRDKELADPQGYGAIEYAYSLMARAAGIRMADCRLLEENGRRHFMTQRFDRTNGGDKLHMQSLGALGHFDFNDAGSHSYEQAIMVIRRLGLSMDDIEEQFRRMAFNIVARNQDDHVKNIAFLMDKKGKWSLSPAFDVSYSYNPSGAWTSTHQMSMNRKRDGFTREDFRAFGDTASMKRGRADSILDEVIDAVKQWPDFADEARVSEKWNNDIRSTHRVSF; encoded by the coding sequence ATCATGACCGTCGCCGAAGTCCGTATGTGGGGGCGGCAGATCGGTGCGGTCACGGTCGACGGGCCAGGTGGCGTGGCCTCGTTCCAATACACCGAACCGTTCCGCCGGAGCGGCATCGAAGTTGCGCCCTTAATGATGCCCCTCTCCTCCAAGGTCTACCGGTTCCCGGGTCTCGCCGAACGATCGTTTCACAGGTTGCCAGGAATGCTCGCAGACTCGCTTCCCGACAAGTTCGGTAACGCCGTCATCGACGCCTGGTTGGCTGCCCAAGGGCGTTTGCCATACGAGATTGATGCAGTCGAGCGCCTGTGCTATACCGGCAAACGGGGCATGGGCGCACTCGAGTTCGAACCCGCCGAGGGACCACAAGCCGATGAAGCCGTGCCTTTGGAAGTCGCGGCACTCGTGCGGCTGGCATCGCAAGTGCTCACGGATCGGGAGCGCTTCAGCACGAACTGGGAAGATGGCCAAGAAGCGGCTGCACTACGGCAGATCCTGCAAGTCAGCGCTTCCGCGGGTGGTGCGCGAGCAAAGGCACTCATCGCCTGGAACCCAACCTCCAACGAGATCCTCTCCGGACAGATCACAGCCCCCCCGGGTTTTGAGTACTGGCTCCTCAAGTTTGATGGGGTGTCGAACAACCGCGACAAAGAGCTTGCCGACCCGCAGGGGTACGGCGCGATCGAGTACGCATACTCGCTCATGGCACGAGCCGCGGGTATCCGCATGGCCGACTGTCGCCTGCTCGAGGAAAACGGCCGCCGACACTTCATGACCCAACGCTTTGATCGCACCAACGGGGGCGACAAGCTCCACATGCAATCGCTCGGGGCGCTCGGGCACTTCGACTTCAACGATGCGGGGTCGCACTCCTACGAGCAGGCGATCATGGTCATTCGGCGGCTTGGGCTGTCCATGGACGACATCGAGGAGCAGTTCAGGCGTATGGCCTTCAACATCGTGGCTCGTAATCAGGACGACCACGTCAAGAACATCGCGTTCCTGATGGACAAGAAAGGGAAATGGTCGCTATCTCCGGCATTTGACGTGTCCTACAGCTACAACCCCTCAGGGGCATGGACTTCCACTCACCAGATGTCGATGAACCGCAAACGCGACGGGTTTACACGCGAGGACTTCCGGGCCTTCGGTGACACCGCATCAATGAAACGCGGGCGAGCGGATTCCATCCTGGACGAGGTTATTGATGCGGTGAAGCAGTGGCCTGACTTCGCCGACGAGGCGAGGGTCAGCGAAAAGTGGAATAATGATATTCGCTCGACTCATCGTGTCTCGTTCTGA
- a CDS encoding terminase gpA endonuclease subunit — MASDSNQPVQPRIDPRSLKPSETCRLLNSTPLGEVINERQLHRHRTRAGFRIGDGKTVDLFRYTAWLVATRHEPKPEPSEHELSGYDAVRERARERNKALSLSGRNIGELPPVGNPERKRRCTESFKAFCDTYFPQTFHLPWSDDHLKVIAKLETAVLEGGLFAMAMPRGSGKTTLCETACLWAILIGARPFVCLIGSDEEHAASMLESIKSELENNDLLADDFPEACYPIRSLEGIHQRASGQLYRGEPTHIGWTAKEIVLPTIEGSAASGAIIAVAGITGRIRGMKRKRPDGQSVRPSLVLIDDPQTDESARSPSQCAARERVLAGAILGLAGPGQKIAGLMTVTVVRPDDLADRLLDRDKHPQWQGERTKMVYAFPADEALWARYAEIRAEGLRADRGLSQATAFYKRNRRKMDAGASIAWPARFNHDELSAVQHAMNLKLQDEAAFWAEYQNEPLPEVAADDDLLTPEQIAAKTNGMPRGVVPIGCTRATAFIDVQGKLLFWLVAGWEDDFTGYVLDYGAWPDPKQQYFSLRDARRTLLAEFPRAGQEGAIYAGLEALTGDLLGKAWRRDDGTDLRIERCLIDANWGQSSDVVYQFCRQSPHAGIVMPSHGRYVGASSIPFSDYKRKRGERVGLNWRVPLVTGKRAVRHVVYDTNYWKSFTHARLAVPMGDPGCLSLFGREASRHRLLADHLTSEYRVKTEGRGRTVDEWKLRVAGLDNHWLDCLVGSAVAASMQGSVLFGTDHKPVSKPRIKLSELRRASV; from the coding sequence GTGGCGAGTGATTCGAACCAGCCTGTCCAGCCGAGGATCGACCCGCGCTCGCTCAAGCCGTCGGAGACGTGCCGGCTGCTGAACTCGACCCCGCTGGGCGAGGTGATCAACGAGCGGCAGCTGCACCGCCACCGCACGCGGGCGGGTTTTCGGATTGGGGACGGCAAGACCGTCGACCTGTTTCGATACACCGCCTGGCTGGTGGCGACGCGGCACGAGCCGAAGCCAGAGCCATCGGAGCATGAACTCTCGGGCTACGACGCGGTGCGCGAGCGGGCCCGCGAGAGGAACAAAGCCCTCTCGCTCTCGGGCCGGAACATCGGCGAGCTTCCGCCGGTCGGCAACCCCGAGCGCAAGCGACGCTGCACCGAGTCGTTCAAAGCCTTCTGCGACACCTACTTTCCCCAGACCTTCCACCTGCCGTGGTCGGACGATCACCTCAAGGTGATCGCCAAACTGGAGACGGCGGTGCTCGAGGGCGGCCTGTTCGCGATGGCCATGCCGCGCGGCAGCGGGAAGACCACGCTCTGCGAGACCGCCTGCCTCTGGGCCATCCTGATCGGGGCCCGGCCGTTCGTGTGTCTGATCGGCTCGGACGAGGAGCACGCGGCCTCGATGCTGGAGAGCATCAAGAGCGAACTGGAGAACAACGACCTGCTGGCCGACGACTTCCCGGAAGCGTGCTACCCGATCCGCAGCCTGGAAGGCATCCACCAGCGGGCTTCGGGCCAGCTCTACAGGGGCGAGCCGACGCACATCGGTTGGACCGCCAAGGAGATCGTGCTGCCGACCATTGAGGGCTCGGCGGCGTCGGGGGCCATCATCGCCGTTGCGGGGATCACCGGACGCATCCGGGGCATGAAACGAAAGCGTCCGGACGGCCAGAGCGTCCGCCCGTCGCTCGTGCTCATCGATGACCCGCAGACCGACGAGTCGGCCCGGAGCCCCAGCCAGTGCGCAGCACGGGAGCGAGTGCTCGCCGGGGCCATCCTCGGCCTCGCCGGGCCGGGGCAGAAGATCGCGGGGCTGATGACGGTGACCGTCGTCCGCCCCGACGACCTGGCCGACCGGCTGCTCGACCGCGACAAGCATCCCCAGTGGCAGGGCGAGCGGACGAAGATGGTCTATGCCTTCCCGGCCGACGAGGCGCTGTGGGCCAGGTACGCCGAGATCCGGGCCGAGGGCTTGCGGGCCGACCGGGGTCTCTCGCAGGCGACGGCGTTCTACAAGCGGAACCGCAGGAAGATGGACGCCGGCGCATCGATCGCCTGGCCGGCGCGGTTCAACCACGACGAGCTCAGCGCCGTCCAGCACGCGATGAACCTCAAGCTCCAGGACGAGGCTGCGTTCTGGGCCGAGTACCAGAACGAGCCGCTGCCCGAAGTCGCGGCCGACGACGACCTGCTCACGCCCGAGCAGATCGCGGCCAAGACCAATGGCATGCCGCGGGGTGTTGTGCCCATCGGCTGCACACGTGCGACCGCGTTCATCGACGTGCAGGGCAAGCTGCTGTTCTGGCTCGTCGCGGGCTGGGAGGACGACTTCACCGGCTACGTGCTCGACTACGGCGCGTGGCCGGACCCAAAGCAGCAGTACTTCTCGCTGCGCGACGCTCGGCGCACGCTGCTGGCCGAGTTCCCAAGGGCGGGCCAGGAGGGCGCGATCTACGCCGGGCTCGAGGCCCTGACCGGCGACCTGCTCGGCAAGGCGTGGCGGCGCGACGACGGGACAGACCTGCGCATCGAGCGCTGCCTGATCGATGCGAACTGGGGGCAGTCGTCGGACGTGGTGTACCAGTTCTGCCGCCAGTCGCCCCACGCCGGGATCGTCATGCCCAGCCACGGTCGGTACGTGGGCGCGAGCAGCATCCCCTTCAGCGACTACAAGCGCAAGCGCGGTGAGCGTGTCGGGCTCAACTGGCGCGTGCCACTGGTGACCGGCAAGCGGGCCGTGCGGCACGTGGTCTACGACACGAACTACTGGAAGAGCTTCACGCACGCGCGGCTCGCGGTCCCGATGGGCGACCCGGGCTGCCTGTCGCTCTTCGGCCGCGAGGCCTCACGGCACCGCCTGCTGGCCGACCACCTGACCAGCGAGTACCGGGTGAAGACCGAGGGCCGCGGCCGGACGGTCGACGAGTGGAAGCTGCGGGTCGCGGGCCTCGACAACCACTGGCTCGACTGCCTGGTCGGCTCGGCGGTCGCGGCGTCCATGCAGGGGTCGGTGCTGTTCGGGACGGATCACAAGCCCGTCAGCAAGCCTCGAATCAAACTCTCAGAGCTCCGCCGCGCATCAGTGTGA
- a CDS encoding winged helix-turn-helix domain-containing protein — protein sequence MTKKTTTKKTTTKKASSKTAAKKAPAKKTPRMSASAARADGAAKTKRARQAKTAPQDHEVPSPKEIANDANLEAYAKGKAPKQPRPKKPATDLKPSGLDRAAKVLAEAGEPLAAKAIAERAIAAGWTTSGKTPHATLYAAIIREISKKGDAARFKKTDRGLFVAAEPKGGR from the coding sequence ATGACGAAGAAGACCACCACCAAGAAGACGACCACCAAGAAGGCCAGCAGCAAGACGGCTGCGAAGAAGGCCCCGGCCAAGAAGACCCCCCGCATGTCCGCGAGCGCCGCCCGGGCTGATGGCGCGGCGAAGACCAAGCGAGCCCGGCAGGCCAAGACCGCCCCGCAAGACCACGAGGTGCCCAGCCCGAAGGAGATCGCCAACGATGCGAACCTGGAGGCGTACGCGAAGGGCAAAGCCCCCAAGCAGCCGCGCCCGAAGAAGCCCGCGACGGATCTCAAGCCGAGCGGGCTCGACCGCGCCGCGAAGGTCCTCGCCGAAGCGGGCGAGCCGCTGGCGGCTAAGGCCATCGCCGAGCGGGCGATCGCGGCGGGCTGGACCACCAGCGGCAAGACGCCGCACGCCACGCTCTATGCCGCGATCATCCGAGAGATCTCCAAGAAGGGCGACGCGGCCCGCTTCAAGAAGACCGACCGCGGCCTGTTCGTCGCCGCCGAGCCGAAGGGGGGCCGCTGA
- a CDS encoding DNA modification methylase produces the protein MKIELRPLADITPYENNPRINDGAVDAVAASLREFGFRQPIVVDTEGVIVCGHTRYKAALKLGLEKAPVHVAKDLSPAQIKAYRIADNKSGELAEWNFDLLPIELGELQAMEFDLAALGFDEKELTKLLNAGGNAGLTDPDEVPSPPDEATTRPGDLWILGKHRLLCGDSSSATDLDRLLDGEVIHLVNTDPPYNVKVEPRSNNAIAAGNSSFSKQAGKPQTHHQKLDLARHPEKAKPTGSKMRAKDRPLANDFVTDDAFDALLLAWFGNAARVLKPGGSFYIWGGYANLGNYPGPLEACGLYFSQGIVWDKQHPVLTRKDFMGAFEICFYGWKEGAGHSFYGPNNATDLWHVKKVNPQSMVHLTEKPVELAARAIQYSSKPGENVLDLFGGSGSTMIACEQQGRRGFLMELDPLYCDVIVQRWEAFTGKKAERVPANPVAEEKAPATAEA, from the coding sequence ATGAAGATCGAACTGCGTCCCCTCGCCGACATCACCCCGTACGAGAACAACCCCCGGATCAACGACGGCGCGGTCGATGCTGTTGCCGCGTCGCTGCGCGAGTTCGGGTTCCGCCAGCCGATCGTGGTGGACACCGAGGGCGTCATCGTCTGCGGCCACACCCGCTACAAGGCGGCGCTCAAGCTCGGGCTGGAGAAGGCCCCGGTGCATGTCGCCAAGGACCTGAGCCCGGCGCAGATCAAGGCGTACCGCATCGCCGACAACAAGAGCGGCGAGTTGGCCGAGTGGAACTTCGACCTCTTGCCCATCGAGCTCGGCGAGCTGCAGGCGATGGAGTTCGACCTCGCCGCGCTGGGCTTCGACGAGAAGGAGCTGACCAAGCTGCTCAACGCCGGCGGGAACGCGGGGCTGACCGACCCCGACGAGGTGCCGTCGCCCCCCGATGAGGCGACCACGCGTCCGGGCGACCTGTGGATCCTCGGCAAGCACCGGCTGCTGTGCGGCGATAGCAGCAGCGCCACAGATCTTGACCGCCTGCTCGACGGCGAGGTGATCCACCTGGTCAACACCGACCCGCCGTACAACGTGAAGGTCGAGCCGCGGAGCAACAACGCCATCGCGGCGGGTAACAGCTCGTTCAGCAAGCAGGCCGGGAAGCCGCAGACGCATCACCAAAAGCTCGACCTCGCTCGGCACCCGGAGAAGGCCAAGCCAACCGGCAGCAAGATGCGAGCGAAGGACCGGCCGCTGGCCAACGACTTCGTCACCGACGACGCCTTCGACGCGCTCCTGCTCGCGTGGTTCGGCAACGCGGCGCGGGTGCTCAAGCCGGGCGGGTCGTTCTACATCTGGGGCGGCTACGCGAACCTCGGCAACTACCCGGGGCCGCTTGAGGCGTGCGGGCTGTACTTCAGCCAGGGGATCGTGTGGGACAAGCAGCACCCGGTGCTGACCCGCAAGGACTTCATGGGCGCGTTCGAGATCTGCTTCTACGGCTGGAAGGAGGGCGCGGGTCACAGCTTCTACGGCCCCAACAACGCCACCGACCTCTGGCACGTCAAGAAGGTCAACCCGCAGAGCATGGTTCATCTGACCGAGAAACCCGTCGAGCTCGCGGCCCGCGCGATCCAGTACTCGTCCAAGCCCGGCGAGAACGTGCTCGACCTCTTCGGCGGCTCGGGCTCGACGATGATCGCCTGCGAGCAGCAAGGCCGGCGCGGGTTTCTGATGGAACTCGACCCGCTGTACTGCGATGTAATCGTGCAGCGGTGGGAGGCGTTCACGGGGAAGAAAGCCGAGCGGGTTCCGGCGAACCCTGTGGCCGAAGAGAAAGCCCCGGCGACGGCCGAGGCGTGA
- a CDS encoding AAA family ATPase, translated as MQDAPHPSDSPRRNGTLASHASACVAAGLCALPAIRRGEEKRVALSSWKPYQTRLPSGDELGSWFNPESSPTAMCLVCGAVSGHLEMIDFDNWDGGGGEAFEAWREAVEAASPGLLERLVIETTPSGGRHVVYRCETPVSGNTKLAQRRIDVDSDEPVVVGSKEYAPRRDASGAWVVTVTIIETRGEGGLFLCDPSPGYEVVQGDLCEPPLITADERDVLLGCASALDETPQPVIGGGLAPSNSSAFPNSCPSRPGDDFNDRGDPREILLRHGWVMVRSGELGGNEHWRRPGKSAGTSATLKDRVFYVFSTNAAPFEAHKGYSPFAVYALLEHHGDFAAAASALATEGYGSREHTTGVDLSAFMTDTPPATGPLEPCPVPVGELVAAYPQLREPVIHGLLRAGETMNVIASPKTGKSWLTLDLAIAVATGRPWLGRYQTEAGPVLIIDNELHRETSAHRLPKVAQARGVAMREIAERIFVDNLRGRLQDIFTLAPYFEALEPGRFKVIVLDAFYRFMPAGGDENDNGTMANIYNRIDAFADRLGCCFVLIHHSTKGSQSGKSVTDVGAGAGAQSRATDTHLVLRPHEEDGVVVLDAAVRSWPPIDPTCLRWDFPVWSVDDTLDPASLKNERPGKKKDASPKADKPAEPSWGVERFVARFISAEPVGKAEIREDAKGEPGLSWRRVADLLDIAEGEGRIERVRLPGRGGRWGYALPGGEASS; from the coding sequence ATGCAGGACGCGCCGCACCCATCGGATTCACCCCGTCGCAACGGCACGCTCGCTTCGCACGCATCGGCCTGCGTGGCCGCGGGGCTATGCGCCCTGCCCGCGATCCGCCGCGGCGAGGAGAAGCGCGTCGCCCTGTCCTCGTGGAAGCCGTACCAGACGCGGCTGCCGTCTGGCGACGAGTTGGGTTCGTGGTTCAACCCCGAGTCGTCCCCAACCGCGATGTGCCTCGTGTGCGGGGCGGTCTCGGGCCACCTGGAGATGATCGACTTCGACAACTGGGACGGCGGCGGCGGCGAGGCCTTCGAGGCGTGGCGTGAGGCGGTCGAGGCGGCGTCGCCGGGACTGCTCGAGCGGCTGGTCATAGAGACAACGCCGTCGGGTGGCAGGCACGTCGTCTACCGCTGCGAGACGCCCGTGTCGGGCAACACCAAGCTCGCCCAGCGTCGGATTGATGTCGATAGCGACGAGCCGGTCGTCGTGGGCAGCAAGGAGTACGCGCCGAGGCGCGATGCGTCGGGCGCGTGGGTGGTCACGGTGACCATCATCGAGACGCGGGGCGAGGGCGGTCTGTTCCTGTGCGACCCCTCGCCGGGCTACGAGGTCGTCCAGGGCGACCTGTGCGAGCCGCCGCTGATCACCGCCGACGAACGGGACGTGCTGCTCGGGTGTGCCTCGGCGCTGGACGAAACGCCCCAGCCGGTGATCGGCGGTGGTCTCGCACCCTCCAACTCTTCGGCATTCCCGAATAGTTGCCCCTCCCGTCCCGGCGACGACTTCAACGACCGGGGCGACCCGCGCGAGATCCTGCTCCGGCACGGGTGGGTGATGGTCCGTTCCGGGGAGTTGGGGGGGAACGAGCACTGGCGTCGGCCCGGCAAGTCGGCGGGCACGAGCGCGACGCTGAAGGACCGGGTCTTCTACGTCTTCAGCACCAACGCCGCGCCGTTCGAGGCACACAAGGGCTACTCGCCGTTCGCGGTCTACGCGCTGCTCGAGCACCACGGCGACTTCGCGGCCGCGGCGTCGGCGCTCGCGACGGAGGGCTACGGCTCGCGCGAGCACACGACCGGCGTCGACCTCTCGGCGTTCATGACCGACACGCCGCCAGCGACCGGGCCGCTCGAGCCCTGCCCCGTGCCGGTGGGCGAGCTCGTCGCGGCGTACCCGCAGCTGCGCGAGCCCGTGATCCACGGCCTGCTCCGCGCCGGCGAGACCATGAACGTGATCGCCAGTCCCAAGACCGGCAAGAGCTGGCTCACGCTCGACCTGGCGATCGCTGTTGCCACCGGTCGGCCGTGGCTCGGGCGCTACCAGACCGAGGCCGGGCCGGTCCTGATCATCGACAACGAGCTGCACCGCGAGACCAGCGCCCACCGCCTGCCGAAGGTCGCCCAGGCCCGGGGTGTGGCGATGCGCGAGATCGCCGAGCGGATCTTCGTGGACAACCTGCGCGGGCGGCTCCAGGACATCTTCACGCTCGCGCCGTACTTCGAGGCCCTCGAGCCCGGGCGGTTCAAGGTCATCGTGCTCGACGCCTTCTACCGCTTTATGCCCGCCGGCGGAGACGAGAACGACAACGGCACGATGGCCAACATCTACAACCGCATCGATGCCTTCGCGGACCGCCTCGGCTGCTGTTTCGTGCTCATCCACCACTCGACCAAAGGCAGCCAGAGCGGCAAGAGCGTGACCGATGTCGGGGCCGGGGCGGGCGCACAGTCCCGGGCCACCGACACGCACCTCGTTCTGCGGCCGCACGAGGAAGACGGCGTGGTCGTGCTCGACGCGGCCGTGCGGTCCTGGCCGCCCATCGACCCGACCTGCCTGCGCTGGGACTTCCCGGTGTGGTCGGTCGACGACACGCTCGACCCAGCGTCGCTCAAGAACGAGCGGCCCGGTAAGAAGAAGGACGCCTCGCCCAAGGCGGACAAGCCCGCGGAGCCGTCGTGGGGCGTGGAGCGGTTCGTCGCCCGGTTCATCTCGGCCGAGCCGGTCGGCAAGGCCGAGATCCGCGAGGACGCCAAGGGCGAGCCCGGGCTGTCCTGGCGTCGCGTGGCAGACCTGCTGGACATCGCCGAGGGCGAGGGGCGGATCGAGCGCGTCCGCCTGCCGGGCCGGGGCGGGCGCTGGGGCTACGCACTGCCGGGCGGGGAGGCCTCGTCATGA
- a CDS encoding DEAD/DEAH box helicase family protein encodes MSQLRPYQRDAVDAVWNHIATSDTNPAVVLPTGSGKTHVIAELCRDAVQKWNGRVIVVAHVKELIEQAAGKLQAVAPDLPVGVFSAGLGRRDLGYAVTIAGIQSVYQRAHDLGPLDLVIVDEAHLIPPDGEGMYRRFLADARDLCDHQRVIGLTATPYRMKTGTICGPDSVLHEVCFEADVRELIVQGYLCPLKSRAGKAVADTSDIHVRGGEFVAGELEDRMDEDGLVEAACAEVVLATADRRSVLIFCSGVRHGEHVVRVLRERHGVECGFVEGGTPAKERDALIARFKSGELKYLANVNVLTTGFDAPNVDCVAMLRPTMSPGLYYQMVGRGFRLAEGKTECLVLDFGGNVLRHGPVDAIRLADTKDASGEAPAKQCPECDALIHAAYAVCPECGHKFPPRQVKHAAIASDEEVVTGSEGPARRDERVIEVAYYVHHKRNDPLAKPTMRVEYRVGFNRWAREWLCFEHPEGGFARRKAEQWWRERSNDAPPSSVEEAVEWANAGAVARTERITLEKKPGDEWERIVGYALGDKPPRLEDPDNLPEHALAALGYSDDEVPF; translated from the coding sequence ATGAGCCAACTCAGGCCCTACCAACGCGATGCGGTCGATGCGGTGTGGAACCACATCGCCACCAGCGATACGAACCCAGCCGTCGTGCTTCCGACCGGCTCGGGCAAGACCCACGTCATCGCCGAGCTGTGCCGCGACGCGGTCCAGAAGTGGAACGGGCGGGTGATCGTGGTCGCCCACGTGAAGGAGCTGATCGAGCAGGCGGCGGGCAAGCTGCAGGCCGTTGCGCCGGACCTGCCGGTGGGCGTGTTCAGCGCCGGGCTCGGTCGGCGGGATCTCGGGTACGCCGTGACGATCGCGGGCATCCAGTCGGTCTACCAGCGGGCGCACGATCTCGGTCCGCTCGACCTGGTCATCGTCGACGAGGCGCATCTGATCCCCCCGGACGGCGAGGGCATGTACCGCCGCTTCCTGGCCGACGCGCGGGACCTGTGCGACCACCAGCGCGTCATCGGTCTGACGGCGACGCCGTACCGCATGAAGACCGGCACGATCTGCGGCCCCGACTCCGTCCTGCACGAGGTGTGCTTCGAGGCGGACGTGCGCGAGCTGATCGTGCAGGGCTACCTGTGCCCGCTCAAGAGCCGGGCAGGGAAGGCGGTCGCCGACACCAGCGACATCCATGTACGGGGCGGGGAGTTCGTCGCCGGCGAGCTCGAGGACCGCATGGACGAGGACGGGCTGGTCGAGGCGGCGTGCGCCGAGGTCGTCCTCGCTACGGCCGACCGGCGCAGCGTGCTGATCTTCTGTTCGGGCGTCCGGCACGGCGAGCACGTGGTGCGGGTGCTGCGTGAGAGGCACGGCGTCGAGTGCGGGTTCGTCGAGGGCGGGACACCAGCCAAGGAGCGCGACGCGCTGATCGCCCGCTTCAAGTCGGGCGAGCTGAAGTACCTGGCGAACGTGAACGTGCTGACGACGGGCTTCGACGCCCCGAATGTCGACTGCGTGGCGATGCTGCGCCCGACGATGAGCCCCGGGCTCTACTACCAGATGGTCGGGCGGGGATTCCGCCTGGCCGAGGGCAAGACCGAGTGCCTGGTGTTGGACTTCGGCGGCAACGTGCTCCGGCATGGCCCGGTAGACGCGATCCGTCTGGCGGACACCAAGGACGCCTCCGGTGAAGCCCCCGCCAAGCAGTGCCCCGAGTGCGATGCGCTGATCCACGCGGCGTATGCCGTCTGTCCCGAGTGCGGGCACAAGTTCCCGCCGCGGCAGGTCAAGCACGCGGCGATCGCCTCGGACGAGGAGGTCGTCACCGGCTCGGAAGGCCCGGCCCGGCGCGACGAGCGCGTCATCGAGGTCGCGTACTACGTCCACCACAAGCGCAACGACCCGCTCGCCAAGCCGACGATGCGCGTCGAGTACCGCGTTGGGTTCAACCGCTGGGCCCGCGAGTGGCTCTGCTTCGAGCACCCCGAGGGCGGCTTCGCCCGGCGGAAGGCCGAGCAGTGGTGGCGAGAGCGGTCCAATGACGCGCCCCCGTCTTCGGTCGAGGAAGCCGTCGAGTGGGCGAACGCGGGCGCGGTGGCCCGGACCGAGCGCATCACGCTGGAGAAGAAGCCCGGCGACGAGTGGGAGCGGATCGTCGGCTACGCGCTCGGCGACAAGCCGCCGCGGTTGGAGGATCCCGACAACCTGCCTGAACACGCCCTCGCGGCGCTCGGCTACAGCGACGACGAGGTGCCGTTCTGA
- a CDS encoding RusA family crossover junction endodeoxyribonuclease, with amino-acid sequence MEALTAAAAGDGAFVVELPYPPSVNHYWRRVGDRTLISREGRKFRKRVCARLERRTAEPMSGRVAVHVTAHPPDRRRRDLDNAMKALLDALGHGGVYEDDGQIDRLEIERGPVVPGGKVVVRVSVLPGERDDDRR; translated from the coding sequence GTGGAAGCGCTGACCGCCGCTGCGGCGGGAGACGGCGCGTTCGTCGTTGAGCTGCCGTACCCGCCAAGCGTGAACCACTACTGGCGTCGCGTCGGCGATCGGACGCTCATCAGCCGCGAGGGACGGAAGTTCCGCAAGCGGGTCTGCGCCCGGCTCGAGCGGCGAACCGCCGAGCCCATGTCGGGCCGGGTGGCGGTGCATGTCACCGCCCACCCGCCCGACCGGCGGCGGCGTGATCTGGACAACGCGATGAAGGCCCTGCTCGACGCCCTCGGGCACGGCGGGGTGTACGAGGACGACGGCCAGATCGACCGGCTCGAGATCGAGCGCGGACCGGTCGTGCCCGGGGGCAAGGTGGTCGTGCGCGTAAGCGTGCTACCGGGAGAGCGTGATGATGATCGACGGTAG
- a CDS encoding DUF669 domain-containing protein, producing the protein MADLNGFDANNVEPNAGFDPIPAGKYVAAITASAMKPTKNGKGEYLELEMEVLEGPFKGRKLWDRLTLKHPNTQTVEIAKGTLSAICRAVNVLRPRDSVELHNLPVVVSVAIKTREDNGEPTNTIKGYAKRDTGVAPQRPMAAASGGTPPWKR; encoded by the coding sequence ATGGCAGACCTGAACGGATTCGACGCGAACAACGTGGAGCCCAATGCCGGCTTCGACCCCATCCCCGCCGGCAAGTACGTGGCCGCCATCACGGCCAGCGCCATGAAGCCGACCAAGAACGGCAAGGGCGAGTACCTGGAACTCGAGATGGAGGTGCTGGAGGGGCCGTTCAAGGGCCGCAAGCTCTGGGACCGCCTGACCCTCAAGCACCCCAACACGCAGACGGTCGAGATCGCCAAGGGCACGCTGTCGGCGATCTGCCGGGCGGTGAATGTGCTGCGGCCCCGCGACTCGGTCGAACTGCACAACCTGCCGGTGGTGGTCAGCGTCGCGATCAAGACTCGCGAGGACAACGGCGAGCCGACCAACACCATCAAGGGCTACGCCAAGCGGGACACCGGCGTCGCGCCGCAGCGCCCGATGGCGGCCGCCTCGGGAGGGACGCCGCCGTGGAAGCGCTGA